From a region of the Tachysurus fulvidraco isolate hzauxx_2018 chromosome 5, HZAU_PFXX_2.0, whole genome shotgun sequence genome:
- the c5h1orf74 gene encoding UPF0739 protein C1orf74 homolog, with the protein MVVSADIFISKAQMFLCCGKKKKRQIPHSSCLDMAVQIIAVDLGLKPAVLYDLNSACAEQIQQYVSSLHEAGVLNTTLRIFSISGSCLVVNSNLMKEHLNEVLEKKSLLIVDVCAWKEQPSLIFMDSSTKHMVKEMLDFIMDKEDQHTSIIVVGEELHERWNLCTLFGILLGFPASYWFNQTQSFENCLSMTPLVVNKVWVCWPICDIKHSSCLYSFSVPEVLWAEVDTIIQNWVERLRGRFFKQTVFIKLSISKETVILPSVAL; encoded by the coding sequence ATGGTGGTCTCCGCAGATATTTTCATCTCAAAAGCCCAGATGTTTCTCTGTtgtgggaagaagaaaaaaagacaaattccCCATTCATCATGTCTTGATATGGCTGTACAAATCATTGCTGTTGATCTGGGCCTTAAACCAGCTGTTCTGTATGACCTTAACAGCGCATGTGCAGAACAGATCCAGCAATATGTCAGCTCACTGCACGAGGCTGGAGTACTGAACACAACACTTAGGATATTTTCCATCAGTGGAAGTTGTCTTGTTGTGAACTCTAATCTGATGAAGGAACATTTGAATGAAGTGCTGGAGAAAAAGAGCCTTCTTATTGTTGATGTGTGCGCATGGAAGGAGCAGCCATCTCTGATTTTCATGGATAGCAGCACCAAGCATATGGTCAAAGAAATGCTGGACTTTATTATGGATAAAGAGGACCAGCATACATCAATCATTGTGGTGGGAGAGGAGCTGCATGAACGGTGGAACTTGTGCACACTTTTTGGGATCCTCTTAGGCTTTCCTGCTTCATACTGGTTTAATCAAACACAGAGCTTTGAGAACTGTCTGAGTATGACCCCACTGGTGGTAAATAAGGTTTGGGTTTGCTGGCCAATATGTGATATAAAGCACAGCAGTTGTCTTTACTCATTCAGTGTACCTGAAGTGTTGTGGGCAGAAGTTGATACCATTATACAAAACTGGGTGGAGCGTCTGAGAGGTCGATTTTTCAAACAGACAGTTTTTATCAAACTCAGTATTTCAAAGGAAACTGTAATTTTGCCCAGTGTAGCTTTGTGA
- the sirt4 gene encoding NAD-dependent protein lipoamidase sirtuin-4, mitochondrial isoform X2 encodes MLLQWRSMPQCVALGRRAASTVPAGVLNFVPSSSSVDRSSLEQLQAFVSQASHLFVLTGAGLSTESGIPDYRSEGVGLYARTNRRPMQHTEFMRSSKARQRYWARNYVGWPLFSSHLPNSAHHALRNWEEKGKVHWLVTQNVDALHSKAGHQRLTELHGCSHRVVCMGCGQLTARMELQKRFAALNPDWEASAGEVAPDGDVLLEDEQVLQFRVPSCQSCGGILKPAVTFFGDVVDRATVQFVHNRLAEADAVLVAGSSLQVYSGYRFLLAASERRLPVAIVNIGPTRADHLAELKLSARCGDVLSILSAG; translated from the exons ATGCTGCTGCAATGGCGATCCATGCCTCAGTGTGTGGCACTGGGAAGACGTGCTGCCTCTACGGTTCCTGCCGGTGTGCTGAACTTTGTTCCATCCAGCAGCTCGGTAGACAGGAGCTCTTTAGAACAGCTCCAGGCATTTGTATCACAAGCCTCTCACCTCTTTGTGTTAACTGGAGCTGGACTGTCGACTGAGTCAGGAATCCCTGACTACCGTTCAGAAGGTGTAGGGCTGTATGCACGCACAAATCGCCGGCCAATGCAACACACAGAGTTCATGCGCAGTTCCAAAGCTCGTCAGCGCTATTGGGCCCGCAATTACGTAGGCTGGCCGCTGTTTTCTTCTCACCTGCCAAATTCAGCTCACCATGCCCTGAGGAACTGGGAGGAGAAAGGCAAAGTTCACTGGCTTGTCACTCAAAATGTGGATGCTTTACATTCAAAGGCAGGACACCAGAGACTGACTGAACTTCATGGATGCTCACACAG agttGTGTGTATGGGCTGTGGGCAGCTGACTGCACGGATGGAGCTGCAGAAGCGTTTTGCTGCACTGAACCCCGACTGGGAAGCAAGCGCAGGCGAGGTGGCACCGGATGGAGACGTGTTGCTGGAAGATGAACAGGTGCTACAATTCAGGGTTCCTTCATGCCAGTCCTGCGGTGGCATCCTTAAGCCTGCTGTCACATTTTTTGGTGATGTGGTAGACCGTGCAACTGTGCAGTTTGTGCATAACCGGCTGGCTGAGGCTGATGCTGTGCTTGTGGCTGGATCTTCACTGCAG GTGTATTCTGGGTACCGGTTCCTGTTAGCAGCCAGTGAGAGACGACTCCCAGTGGCCATCGTGAACATTGGTCCTACAAGAGCTGACCATCTTGCTGAGCTTAAACTGAGTGCTCGATGTGGAGACGTGCTCTCAATCCTCAGTGCCGGTTGA
- the sirt4 gene encoding NAD-dependent protein lipoamidase sirtuin-4, mitochondrial isoform X1: MSWWKNYTVSMLLQWRSMPQCVALGRRAASTVPAGVLNFVPSSSSVDRSSLEQLQAFVSQASHLFVLTGAGLSTESGIPDYRSEGVGLYARTNRRPMQHTEFMRSSKARQRYWARNYVGWPLFSSHLPNSAHHALRNWEEKGKVHWLVTQNVDALHSKAGHQRLTELHGCSHRVVCMGCGQLTARMELQKRFAALNPDWEASAGEVAPDGDVLLEDEQVLQFRVPSCQSCGGILKPAVTFFGDVVDRATVQFVHNRLAEADAVLVAGSSLQVYSGYRFLLAASERRLPVAIVNIGPTRADHLAELKLSARCGDVLSILSAG; this comes from the exons ATGAGTTGGTGGAAAAACTACACAGTATCG ATGCTGCTGCAATGGCGATCCATGCCTCAGTGTGTGGCACTGGGAAGACGTGCTGCCTCTACGGTTCCTGCCGGTGTGCTGAACTTTGTTCCATCCAGCAGCTCGGTAGACAGGAGCTCTTTAGAACAGCTCCAGGCATTTGTATCACAAGCCTCTCACCTCTTTGTGTTAACTGGAGCTGGACTGTCGACTGAGTCAGGAATCCCTGACTACCGTTCAGAAGGTGTAGGGCTGTATGCACGCACAAATCGCCGGCCAATGCAACACACAGAGTTCATGCGCAGTTCCAAAGCTCGTCAGCGCTATTGGGCCCGCAATTACGTAGGCTGGCCGCTGTTTTCTTCTCACCTGCCAAATTCAGCTCACCATGCCCTGAGGAACTGGGAGGAGAAAGGCAAAGTTCACTGGCTTGTCACTCAAAATGTGGATGCTTTACATTCAAAGGCAGGACACCAGAGACTGACTGAACTTCATGGATGCTCACACAG agttGTGTGTATGGGCTGTGGGCAGCTGACTGCACGGATGGAGCTGCAGAAGCGTTTTGCTGCACTGAACCCCGACTGGGAAGCAAGCGCAGGCGAGGTGGCACCGGATGGAGACGTGTTGCTGGAAGATGAACAGGTGCTACAATTCAGGGTTCCTTCATGCCAGTCCTGCGGTGGCATCCTTAAGCCTGCTGTCACATTTTTTGGTGATGTGGTAGACCGTGCAACTGTGCAGTTTGTGCATAACCGGCTGGCTGAGGCTGATGCTGTGCTTGTGGCTGGATCTTCACTGCAG GTGTATTCTGGGTACCGGTTCCTGTTAGCAGCCAGTGAGAGACGACTCCCAGTGGCCATCGTGAACATTGGTCCTACAAGAGCTGACCATCTTGCTGAGCTTAAACTGAGTGCTCGATGTGGAGACGTGCTCTCAATCCTCAGTGCCGGTTGA
- the rft1 gene encoding protein RFT1 homolog, producing the protein MGSEDVLKSASTLASYNVLLQVMFRVLTFFLNAFTLRFVSKELIGVVNVRLMLLYSTLVFLSREAFRRACLSAEGSGRNWRQIINLLWLTLPLGCFWAVLLVYVWLWLLQPPDPQTVPHYGPAVGIFCMAALTELLAEPLWVLAHAHMIVRLKVIAESLAIIAKCFVTVMMVVSAPQWGLYIFSAAQCVYAGFLCLCYIVYFIHFLGSEEAVKNAFPLHHISQLLPTRRKGQPLINWKLATLTWSFFKQSFLKQILTEGERYVMTFLNVLNFGDQGVYDIVNNLGSMVARFLFLPIEESFYVFFAKVLERGRDLQHQKQEEVSMAANVLECLLKLVLLIGLIITAFGYSYSYLALDMYGGDILSSGTGPSLLRCFSFYVLLLAINGVTECFVFAAMSKEEVDRYNLVMLGLSASFLLLSYWLTWLFGGVGFILANCCNMALRIIHSLIYIHHYFQHSEHTPLSGLRPHPALFVTLIISSILTAFSEHMLCCDSGWLLRIAHISIGAVCLLVVVIVAFLTEERLVQFIRTQLLPKYNKKLT; encoded by the exons ATGGGCTCAGAAGATGTACTTAAGAGTGCATCAACTCTCGCATCGTACAACGTCCTGCTACAG GTGATGTTCCGTGTGCTTACTTTCTTCTTGAACGCGTTCACACTGCGATTTGTGTCCAAGGAGTTAATAGGTGTGGTGAACGTCCG GTTGATGCTGCTGTACTCAACACTAGTTTTCCTGTCCAGAGAGGCGTTCAGGAGGGCGTGTCTAAGCGCGGAAGGGTCGGGGCGTAATTGGAGACAGATTATTAACCTGTTATGGCTGAC GTTGCCACTTGGCTGTTTTTGGGCTGTGTTactggtgtatgtgtggctgTGGCTCCTCCAGCCTCCGGACCCTCAGACAGTCCCACACTATGGACCTGCTGTGGGAATCTTCTGCATGGCTGCTTTAACTGAGTTGCTCGCTGAGCCTCTCTGGGTTCTTGCTCATGCTCATATGATTGTTCGCTTAAAG GTGATTGCCGAAAGTCTAGCAATAATTGCCAAGTGTTTTGTCACCGTGATGATGGTGGTCTCTGCTCCCCAGTGGGGTCTCTATATATTCTCTGCTGCCCAG tgtgtgtatgcaggatTCCTGTGTCTTTGCTACATTGTTTACTTCATACATTTCCTGGGTTCTGAGGAAGCAGTGAAAAATGCCTTTCCACTGCATCACATCTCACAGCTGCTACCCACCAGAAGGAAAGGACAG ccaCTGATAAACTGGAAGCTTGCCACATTGACATGGAGTTTCTTCAAACAATCTTTCCTCAAACAGATTCTTACAGAAG GAGAGCGTTATGTGATGACCTTCCTGAATGTGCTTAACTTTGGAGACCAGG gGGTTTATGATATAGTGAATAATCTTGGCTCGATGGTGGCACGTTTTCTCTTTTTGCCGATTGAGGAGAGTTTCTACGTATTTTTTGCAAAGGTGTTAGAGCGTGGACGTGACCTACAACATCAGAAACAA GAGGAGGTGTCTATGGCAGCTAATGTATTGGAATGTCTGCTGAAGCTGGTTCTTCTAATTGGACTGATTATCACAGCTTTTGGTTACTCCTACTCTTACCTGGCTCTCGATATGTACGGTGGGGATATTTTGAGCAGTGGAACAG gtcCCTCTCTTTTACGCTGTTTCAGTTTTTATGTATTACTTTTAGCCATTAATGGTGTAACAGAGTGCTTTGTTTTTGCTGCCATGAGTAAGGAGGAGGTAGACAG GTATAACCTGGTAATGCTGGGACTATCCGCCTCCTTTCTGTTGCTTTCCTATTGGCTGACTTGGCTGTTTGGGGGTGTCGGATTCATCCTGGCAAACTGCTGCAACATGGCTTTGCGAATTATCCATAGCCTTATTTACATACATCACTACTTCCAGCACAGTGAACACACCCCACTGTCAGGGCTGCGCCCACACCCTGCACTCTTTGTCACCCTCATAATCAGTTCCATCCTGACAGCCTTCTCAGAG CATATGCTGTGTTGTGACAGTGGATGGTTGCTGAGGATAGCGCATATCTCCATCGGAGCAGTTTGTTTACTGGTTGTGGTCATAGTGGCTTTTCTTACAGAAGAAAGACTTGTTCAGTTTATCAGAACTCAGCTACTAcccaaatacaacaaaaaactcACATGA
- the LOC113642815 gene encoding serine/threonine-protein kinase pim-2-like, with product METMACLKCDSHFVVQKHVGKKRNLMDVPCERTEEQLVKRRRSELGEKDVETIKPETNVEPASTVTRRVGEENPLKRKCMDVSQGPESRPEGTAKRRRTETEENYKKMKDMFLKHYAVGRLLGRGGCASVYAGVRKSDGKKVALKIMSKILNDKYITVPGDTRRLPAEVAILELVCKPPRCPYVIELLEWIETPTGIIIVLERPDHCVDLFEFCRRVNVTENMAKIIMQQVIQAARHCRARGVFHRDIKEENILINPHTLEVKLIDFGCGDLHKDTPYTEYEGTPTYFPPEWLTKRKYEAEPATVWGLGVLLYSMLCGHMPFNSPHQTVYGLQCFPDHLSITSCSLINWCLQKDPKRRPTLEQVIAHSWVRDYTVAPCCRAPLVLGGMTPVLQIHQQFKRIIVYTI from the exons ATGGAAACGATGGCTTGTCTGAAATGTG ACTCACACTTTGTTGTGCAAAAACACGTTGGCAAGAAGAGAAATCTGATGGATGTTCCTTGCGAAAGAACTGAGGAGCAGTTGGTTAAAAGGAGGAGATCAGAGTTAGGAGAGAAGGACGTGGAGACCATCAAGCCTGAGACCAATGTAGAGCCAGCCTCCACTGTCACAAGGAGAGTCGGCGAGGAGAATCCTTTGAAGAGAAAGTGCATGGATGTTTCTCAAGGACCTGAGTCCAGGCCTGAAGGGACAGCAAAAAGGAGgagaacagagacagaggagaaCTATAAGAAGATGAaag ACATGTTTTTAAAGCACTATGCAGTGGGACGTCTGCTAGGACGTGGAGGCTGCGCTTCCGTCTACGCAGGGGTCCGGAAGTCAGATGGGAAAAAG GTGGCGCTGAAGATCATGTCCAAGATTCTAAATGATAAGTACATCACAGTT CCCGGTGACACACGCAGACTCCCCGCTGAGGTAGCGATTTTGGAACTCGTGTGTAAGCCGCCACGCTGTCCGTACGTGATCGAACTGCTAGAATGGATCGAGACGCCCACAGGCATCATCATCGTCTTGGAGAGGCCAGACCACTGTGTTGATCTCTTCGAATTCTGTAGGCGTGTGAACGTGACTGAAAATATGGCTAAAATCATCATGCAGCAAGTCATTCAGGCTGCACGTCACTGTCGTGCCCGGGGTGTGTTCCACCGTGACATCAAGGAAGAAAATATTCTTATCAACCCTCACACCCTTGAAGTCAAGCTCATTGATTTTGGCTGCGGTGATCTACATAAAGACACTCCCTACACTGAATATGAAG GCACTCCGACTTACTTCCCTCCTGAATGGCTAACCAAAAGAAAGTATGAGGCGGAACCCGCTACTGTCTGGGGTCTGGGCGTCCTCCTCTACAGCATGCTGTGTGGACACATGCCGTTTAACAGCCCACACCAGACTGTTTATGGCCTCCAATGTTTCCCAGATCATCTGTCTATAA CTTCCTGCAGTCTGATCAACTGGTGTCTACAAAAAGACCCAAAAAGACGTCCAACACTAGAGCAGGTTATTGCACACAGCTGGGTCCGAGATTACACGGTTGCCCCCTGCTGCAGAGCCCCCCTGGTTCTAGGAGGAATGACTCCAGTACTTCAAATTCATCAGCAATTCAAAAGAATTATTGTTTATACAATTTAA
- the eefsec gene encoding selenocysteine-specific elongation factor, with amino-acid sequence MADPEPGDRLHKTLNFNVGVLGHVDSGKTSLARVLSSTASTAAFDKNPQSKERGITLDLGFSAFTVLMPEHMKLICGEYDSLQFTLVDCPGHASLIRTIIGGAQIIDLMMLVVDVVKGMQTQTAECLLIGQLTCSHMIVILNKTDLLPSDKRQIAIEKMTKRMQKTLENTRFRGCPIIAVAAKPGGPEAPETAEAQGITELIELLKSQAFLPKRDPTGSLLMAVDHCFSIRGQGTVITGTILQGALRVNDTLEIPALKVTRKVKSIQMFRKPVPSAIQGDRVGVCVTQFDPKLLERGVVCSPGSLHTIHAAIISVRKIEYYRGALSSRTKFHITIGHETVMSRVSFFSRASVSADSGEVFPAEQSAQDFSFDWEFCHQEEYLTGQGEAKGRDPAQWALLEFERPVTCPPLSLVIGSRLDSDIHSNTCRLAFHGKLLDGFEDKSYVDSVLPRLKISKNKHKEGAVERVTDDYTVIGKNLFKKETNLQLFVGLKVTLSSGETGVIEGSFGQSGKIKIRIPEGLKEETKQLLSSSSKKKGKGGSKNDPPKEEDVKVDSVTIHLNFKRYVYDPQKKMVQS; translated from the exons ATGGCAGATCCCGAGCCTGGAGATCGTCTACACAAAACTCTGAACTTTAACGTGGGCGTGTTGGGACATGTGGACAGCGGAAAGACGTCTCTGGCTCGAGTTCTGAGCAGCACCGCGTCCACAGCCGCCTTCGACAAGAACCCACAGTCAAAAGAGCGCGGCATTACACTGGACCTGGGTTTCAGCGCCTTCACTGTTCTCATGCCAGAGCACATGAAGCTGATCTGTGGGGAATACGACAGCCTGCAGTTCACACTGGTGGACTGTCCAGGACATGCGTCTCTCATTCGCACCATCATTggcg GTGCTCAGATCATTGACCTGATGATGTTAGTGGTTGATGTTGTGAAAGGAATGCAGACGCAAACAGCAGAGTGTCTCCTGATCGGTCAGCTCACCTGTTCACACATGATCGTCATCCTCAATAAAACAGATCTGTTACCCAGTGACAAGAGACAGATCGCCATTGAGAAGATGACCAAGAGGATGCAGAAAACTTTGGAAAACACTAG ATTTAGGGGTTGTCCTATCATTGCTGTGGCAGCAAAGCCAGGGGGACCCGAGGCTCCAGAAACAGCTGAAGCACAGGGAATCACTGAGCTCATAGAG CTGCTAAAATCCCAGGCATTTTTACCTAAGAGAGACCCAACTGGTTCTCTGCTAATGGCAGTGGATCACTGTTTCTCCATCCGTGGCCAGGGAACAGTCATTACAGGGACCATCCTGCAGGGGGCACTGCGTGTCAATGATACACTAGAGATACCTGCACTTAAG GTAACTCGTAAGGTGAAGTCAATCCAGATGTTCCGTAAGCCAGTTCCTAGTGCGATTCAAGGAGACCGGGTTGGCGTGTGTGTCACGCAGTTTGACCCAAAGCTGCTGGAGAGAGGGGTGGTGTGTTCCCCTGGTTCACTGCATACCATTCATGCTGCCATTATTTCTGTACGGAAGATCGAGTACTACCGTGGTGCACTTAGTAGCCGTACAAAATTCCACATCACCATTGGACATGAAACGGTCATGTCACGTGTGTCATTCTTCAGCCGGGCTTCTGTAAGTGCTGACTCAGGAGAAGTGTTTCCCGCAGAGCAGAGTGCACAGGATTTCTCTTTTGACTGGGAGTTTTGCCACCAGGAGGAATATTTGACTGGCCAGGGAGAAGCTAAGGGACGGGATCCAGCACAATGGGCATTGTTAGAGTTTGAACGGCCTGTCACGTGTCCACCACTCAGTTTGGTGATTGGCTCCCGGTTGGACTCTGACATCCACAGTAACACATGCAGACTTGCTTTTCATGGAAAGCTGTTGGACGGCTTCGAGGATAAAAGCTATGTGGACAGCGTGTTGCCCAGGCTCAAAATCAGtaaaaacaagcacaaagaAGGAGCAGTGGAACGG GTGACAGACGACTACACTGTGATTGGTAAAAACCTGTTCAAGAAAGAGACCAACCTTCAGCTGTTTGTGGGTTTAAAGGTCACACTTTCATCAGGAGAGACAGGGGTCATTGAAGGCAGCTTTGGACAAAGTGGCAAAATCAAAATTAGAATTCCAG AGGGACTGAAAGAAGAAACAAAGCAACTCCTCTCTTCTTCATccaagaaaaaaggaaagggcGGGTCTAAAAACGATCCACCTAAAGAGGAGGACGTCAAAGTGGATTCTGTAACCATTCATCTGAATTTTAAGAGATATGTATATGACCCCCAGAAAAAGATGGTTCAGTCTTAA
- the ruvbl1 gene encoding ruvB-like 1, whose product MKIEEVKSTTKTQRIASHSHVKGLGLDEAGNAKQTASGLVGQESAREACGIIVELIRSKKMAGRAVLLAGPPGTGKTALALAMAQELGNKVPFCPMVGSEVYSSEIKKTEVLMENFRRAIGLRIKETKEVYEGEVTELTPCETENPMGGYGKTISHVIIGLKTAKGTKQLKLDPSIYESLQKERVEVGDVIYIEANSGAVKRQGRCDTFATEFDLEAEEYVPLPKGDVHKKKEIIQDVTLHDLDIANARPQGGQDILSMMGQLMKPRKTEITDKLRGEINKVVNKYIDQGVAELVPGVLFIDEVHMLDIECFTYLHRALESSISPIVVFASNRGNCLVRGTEDISSPHGIPLDLLDRVMIIRTLLYTPQEMKQIIKIRAQTEGINISEEALSHLGEIGTKTTLRYAVQLLTPANLLSRVQGKEVVEREQVEEINELFYDAKSSAKILQDQHTKFMK is encoded by the exons ATGAAGATCGAGGAGGTGAAGAGCACAACGAAAACCCAACGCATTGCGTCTCACAGCCATGTGAAAGGCCTCGGTTTAGATGAAGCCGGCAATGCTAAGCAGACTGCGTCCGGCCTTGTGGGCCAGGAGTCCGCCAGAGAG gcCTGTGGGATCATTGTAGAGCTGATTCGTTCAAAAAAGATGGCTGGCCGAGCTGTCTTACTGGCAGGCCCACCTGGAACTGGAAAG ACTGCTTTAGCATTGGCTATGGCACAGGAGTTGGGGAATAAGGTGCCTTTTTGTCCTATGGTGGGCAGTGAAGTGTATTCATCAGAGATCAAGAAGACAGAGGTCCTAATGGAGAACTTCAGGAGAGCTATTG GACTGCGAATTAAGGAGACTAAGGAAGTATATGAAGGTGAGGTGACAGAGCTGACCCCATGCGAGACAGAGAATCCAATGGGTGGCTATGGCAAAACTATCAGTCATGTCATCATTGGCCTGAAGACAGCGAAGGGCACCAAACAGCTTAAG CTCGATCCCAGTATCTATGAGAGCCTGCAGAAGGAGAGAGTGGAGGTTGGTGATGTCATCTACATCGAAGCAAACAGCGGGGCAGTGAAG AGACAAGGGCGCTGTGACACTTTTGCAACAGAGTTCGACTTGGAGGCTGAAGAATATGTTCCATTGCCCAAAGGAGATGTACACAAGAAGAAAGAGATTATACAAGATGTTACGCTACATGACCTGGATATAGCTAATGCAAGACCTCAG GGAGGTCAGGACATCCTGTCTATGATGGGCCAGCTCATGAAACCCCGGAAGACTGAGATCACAG ATAAACTACGAGGGGAGATCAACAAGGTTGTGAACAAGTACATAGATCAAGGTGTGGCAGAACTTGTCCCAGGTGTTCTGTTCATTGATGAGGTTCACATGCTGGATATTGAGTGTTTCACTTACCTGCACCGAGCTCTGGAGAGCTCCATCTCACCAATTGTTGTGTTCGCATCCAACCGTGGAAACTGTCTCGTCAG aggaaCTGAAGACATTAGCTCTCCTCATGGGATACCTCTTGATCTGCTGGATCGAGTTATGATCATCAGAACCCTGCTGTATACTCCTCAAGAAATGAAACag attATTAAGATCCGAGCTCAGACAGAAGGCATAAACATCAGCGAGGAGGCTTTATCTCATCTGGGAGAGATTGGCACGAAGACCACCCTCAG gtatGCTGTACAGCTCTTAACTCCTGCAAATCTACTGTCACGAGTTCAGGGGAAAGAAGTTGTAGAAAGAGAACAAGTGGAAGAAATTAATGAGCTCTTCTATGATGCAAAGTCTTCGGCAAAGATCCTTCAAGACCAGCACACCAAGTTCATGAAGTAG
- the mustn1a gene encoding musculoskeletal embryonic nuclear protein 1a, whose amino-acid sequence MSHLQEEGDEGKIKRPEVKDEDLIEAKDKLASGTAVKSKTFEVMEECERSGKVAPSVFSNVRSGGETVFNKPRKK is encoded by the exons ATGTCTCAC CTACAGGAGGAGGGAGATGAGGGCAAGATAAAGAGGCCAGAGGTGAAGGACGAGGACCTGATTGAGGCAAAGGATAAGCTGGCATCTGGGACTGCGGTGAAGAGTAAGACCTTTGAAGTGATGGAGGAATGTG AACGTTCAGGGAAAGTTGCTCCATCCGTGTTCAGTAACGTTCGATCAGGAGGAGAGACGGTCTTCAACAAACCCAGGAAAAAGTAA